From a single Portunus trituberculatus isolate SZX2019 chromosome 15, ASM1759143v1, whole genome shotgun sequence genomic region:
- the LOC123503984 gene encoding uncharacterized protein LOC123503984 isoform X2, translating into MPCLKRKGEPTSPTEKEEGRGVPEEEPEQVARGRSRAMHLFCGLLATLAERMACGKYKRKRQGREGTALDRTSQNGLVVRMLGDVKGSTTVETSLTASVGPSRSTDAWDTSEDASKTDSKPTTTLIMNYSLGEMSLDETEQRLPGGVGRYPYFRFMTLHRRRRRKNPTRHLEKKHQVLLDDLYNGLTQNILSQVGVWCFNAFTLNSVCGGRPVSVLCVYLLHKYGLIHHFKFDTVTVWKCFSLIEDGYHASNPYHNAIHAADVTQAMHCYLQEKKIYQHLTPLEKLAALVAAVCHDLDHPGVNQPFLIATDNHLAALYKNFSVLENHHWRCAMGCLWESGLLDSWAADDVASLQDMLRSLILATDITRQQEFLTRFKLYLDRGTFDMKEPEHRHFSLQIALKCADICNPCRPWEVSKQWSYKICDEFYRQGDYERQLNLPVTLLCDSKKMSVARIQTDFIKYVVAPLFDVWDRWLKTTLSNSMVANLNENLKKWEERLPKKILEEGTCQSPVPSESPENPVESTQEDLDEADGGTSPSSSGDSHQSVLGSLENVSRSLQLGRRHSVPLNMPRFLPRTIIRRESLPENGNDHVVIETVTMAGMSLTSLSSQPTEVNSTLTPDALLPEPSVTAMGGVGIGVPRLATRFVRRKSLPPLWLKQTRTRTSHVLQPLSPTPSEDVPSQQATQENSPQDSDNKKRLVAVGSGGSVSSGGNNGSGCSGTGGCDQRESSVDTVDPTEQMHHPVSSDKLTSTQDIGVHNRKNVSNHQGAATFLHSDILDNYPYRPFIGRGLVRRASLDSTSINSKREILDRLVHEGNKFPCVDRTNSELDKENLVPRETPTYQEQQHPIHAWKTRAWRSLNYDDENTCDPREKLMKPGIYRLNHSQGSLHAHGRRGSAPLLRPDELLGGLRGGAERPDYHYLSLRRGSAPSQANQKGCDTEVGSEVAGHQTPLTSTENLPIGEYVSGHSRLRGRRRGSIPFDHPGLCQPGSGGGGSLGVSGGGCGAAGFPSVLPHYYQEYHRGSGGLELLTGLWRSHLDPESSMFSDGDLCSQSSGGLTPSTPGATLPSHHTLPHTLHRRGSLPIDLFHSGDFSVWDYEGT; encoded by the exons GTGATGTGAAAGGCAGCACCACCGTGGAAACGTCCCTCACGGCGAGCGTCGGACCCTCACGATCGACTGATGCCTGGGACACATCCGAGGACGCCTCCAAGACCGACTCCAAACCAACGACCACGCTTATCATGAACTACAGCCTCGGGGAGATGAGCCTGGATGAGACGGAGCAGCGGCTACCGGGAGGCGTCGGGCGTTATCCTTACTTCAGGTTTATGACccttcaccgccgccgccgccgaaaGAACCCCACGCGCCATCTTGAAAAAAAGCATCAGGTGCTCCTCGACGACCTATACAACGGCCTCACTCAG AACATATTGTCTCAAGTGGGAGTGTGGTGCTTCAACGCCTTCACCCTGAACAGCGTGTGTGGGGGAAGGCCGGTGTCCGTTCTGTGTGTCTACCTCCTGCATAAATATGGATTGATACACCATTTCAAGTTCGACACCGTGACAGTGTGGAAATGCTTTA GTCTGATTGAAGATGGGTACCATGCTTCAAATCCTTACCACAATGCCATTCATGCTGCAGATGTCACACAGGCAATGCATTGTTACTTGCAGGAAAAAAAG ATCTACCAACACTTGACTCCACTGGAGAAGCTGGCTGCTCTTGTTGCTGCTGTCTGCCACGACCTGGACCACCCAGGGGTCAACCAACCATTCCTCATCGCCACGGACAACCATCTGGCAGCATTATATAAA AATTTCAGCGTACTTGAGAATCATCATTGGAGATGTGCCATGGGGTGTCTGTGGGAGTCAGGTCTGCTGGATTCTTGGGCAGCAGATGATGTGGCTTCCCTCCAGGACATGCTGAGGTCCCTCATTTTAGCCACTGACATCACACGTCAGCAGGAGTTTCTTACAAGGTTTAAA CTATACCTGGACCGTGGAACTTTTGACATGAAGGAACCTGAGCAtcgtcacttttctctccaaatTGCCTTGAAGTGTGCTGATATTTGCAACCCATGTCGGCCATGGGAGGTGTCAAAGCAGTGGTCATACAAG ATATGTGATGAGTTTTATCGTCAAGGAGACTATGAACGACAGCTGAACCTCCCTGTAACCCTGCTGTGTGATAGCAAGAAGATGTCTGTGGCCAGAATTCAAACAg aCTTCATCAAATATGTGGTAGCTCCACTTTTTGATGTTTGGGACCGGTGGCTGAAAACAACTTTGTCGAATTCCATGGTTGCCAACTTGAATGAAAATttgaagaaatgggaagagaggTTGCCTAAAAAGATTCTTGAGGAAGGCACCTGTCAGTCACCTGTTCCTTCAGAGTCTCCGGAGAACCCCGTGGAAAGTACTCAAGAAGATCTTGATGAGGCTGATGGTGGAACATCACCCAGCAGTAGTGGGGATAGTCATCAGTCTGTGCTTGGCTCTCTAGAAAATGTATCTCGTTCACTTCAGCTTGGCAGGAGACATTCAGTTCCTCTTAATATGCCACGCTTTCTTCCACGCACAATCATAAGGAGGGAGAGTCTACCTGAAAATGGAAATGACCATGTTGTGATAGAGACTGTGACAATGGCAGGAATGTCTTTAACATCACTATCTTCTCAGCCTACTGAAGTTAACTCTACATTGACTCCTGATGCCCTTCTGCCTGAGCCTTCTGTCACTGCCATGGGTGGTGTGGGCATTGGAGTGCCACGTCTAGCTACCCGATTTGTTCGAAGAaagtcccttcctcccctttggCTCAAACAGACAAGGACTAGAACCTCACACGTGCTGCAACCCTTGTCACCCACACCAAGTGAAGATGTTCCATCTCAACAAGCAACTCAGGAAAACTCTCCACAAGATagtgataataagaaaagactGGTGgcagtaggtagtggtggttctGTTTCCTCTGGTGGAAataatggtagtggttgtagtggaacTGGAGGTTGTGATCAACGTGAAAGTAGTGTTGACACTGTTGACCCAACAGAACAAATGCACCATCCCGTGAGTAGTGATAAGTTGACGTCAACTCAAGACATTGGTGTTCACAATAGGAAAAATGTTTCTAATCATCAAGGTGCTGCAACATTCCTTCATTCTGACATTTTGGATAATTATCCCTACAGACCTTTCATTGGAAGGGGCTTAGTGCGGCGTGCTTCTTTAGACAGTACAAGTATTAATAGTAAGCGAGAAATCTTGGATCGCTTGGTGCACGAAGGCAATAAATTTCCTTGTGTGGACCGAACTAATAGTGAATTAGATAAAGAGAATCTAGTGCCAAGAGAAACACCAACATACCAAGAACAGCAACACCCAATACATGCCTGGAAAACACGTGCTTGGCGGAGTCTTAactatgatgatgaaaatacgtGTGACCCACGTGAAAAACTGATGAAACCAGGTATATACAGGCTCAATCATTCTCAG GGAAGTCTACATGCACATGGGCGCCGAGGGTCAGCACCACTGCTGCGGCCGGATGAGCTGTTGGGTGGTCTACGAGGGGGAGCCGAGAGGCCTGAttatcactatctctctctgcGTAGAGGGTCAGCACCATCACAAGCCAATCAAAAAG GCTGTGATACTGAGGTGGGTTCTGAGGTAGCTGGTCACCAAACTCCTCTCACATCAACAGAAAATCTACCCATTGGGGAGTATGTCAGTGGACATTCTAGACTCAGGGGGCGGCGTCGAGGTTCAATACCTTTTGATCATCCTGG ATTATGCCAGCCTGGGTCGGGTGGGGGAGGTAGTTTGGGAGTTTCTGGTGGAGGCTGTGGGGCAGCTGGCTTTCCCTCAGTCTTACCACATTATTACCAAGAGTACCACAGGGGATCAGGAGGCCTGGAATTGCTCACTGGATTATGGAG ATCACATTTGGATCCAGAGAGTTCAATGTTCAGTGATGGTGACCTGTGTTCTCAATCATCCGGTGGCTTGACCCCCAGCACCCCTGGAGCAACACTTCCGTCACACCACACCTTGCCCCACACCCTCCACAGGCGTGGCTCACTGCCAATTGACCTCTTCCACTCAG GGGACTTCAGTGTGTGGGATTACGAGGGGACATAG
- the LOC123503984 gene encoding uncharacterized protein LOC123503984 isoform X4 has translation MFPYSTCMCFKSRDKKNRGWRCFLPSDTQGREGTALDRTSQNGLVVRMLGDVKGSTTVETSLTASVGPSRSTDAWDTSEDASKTDSKPTTTLIMNYSLGEMSLDETEQRLPGGVGRYPYFRFMTLHRRRRRKNPTRHLEKKHQVLLDDLYNGLTQNILSQVGVWCFNAFTLNSVCGGRPVSVLCVYLLHKYGLIHHFKFDTVTVWKCFSLIEDGYHASNPYHNAIHAADVTQAMHCYLQEKKIYQHLTPLEKLAALVAAVCHDLDHPGVNQPFLIATDNHLAALYKNFSVLENHHWRCAMGCLWESGLLDSWAADDVASLQDMLRSLILATDITRQQEFLTRFKLYLDRGTFDMKEPEHRHFSLQIALKCADICNPCRPWEVSKQWSYKICDEFYRQGDYERQLNLPVTLLCDSKKMSVARIQTDFIKYVVAPLFDVWDRWLKTTLSNSMVANLNENLKKWEERLPKKILEEGTCQSPVPSESPENPVESTQEDLDEADGGTSPSSSGDSHQSVLGSLENVSRSLQLGRRHSVPLNMPRFLPRTIIRRESLPENGNDHVVIETVTMAGMSLTSLSSQPTEVNSTLTPDALLPEPSVTAMGGVGIGVPRLATRFVRRKSLPPLWLKQTRTRTSHVLQPLSPTPSEDVPSQQATQENSPQDSDNKKRLVAVGSGGSVSSGGNNGSGCSGTGGCDQRESSVDTVDPTEQMHHPVSSDKLTSTQDIGVHNRKNVSNHQGAATFLHSDILDNYPYRPFIGRGLVRRASLDSTSINSKREILDRLVHEGNKFPCVDRTNSELDKENLVPRETPTYQEQQHPIHAWKTRAWRSLNYDDENTCDPREKLMKPGIYRLNHSQGSLHAHGRRGSAPLLRPDELLGGLRGGAERPDYHYLSLRRGSAPSQANQKGCDTEVGSEVAGHQTPLTSTENLPIGEYVSGHSRLRGRRRGSIPFDHPGLCQPGSGGGGSLGVSGGGCGAAGFPSVLPHYYQEYHRGSGGLELLTGLWRSHLDPESSMFSDGDLCSQSSGGLTPSTPGATLPSHHTLPHTLHRRGSLPIDLFHSGDFSVWDYEGT, from the exons GTGATGTGAAAGGCAGCACCACCGTGGAAACGTCCCTCACGGCGAGCGTCGGACCCTCACGATCGACTGATGCCTGGGACACATCCGAGGACGCCTCCAAGACCGACTCCAAACCAACGACCACGCTTATCATGAACTACAGCCTCGGGGAGATGAGCCTGGATGAGACGGAGCAGCGGCTACCGGGAGGCGTCGGGCGTTATCCTTACTTCAGGTTTATGACccttcaccgccgccgccgccgaaaGAACCCCACGCGCCATCTTGAAAAAAAGCATCAGGTGCTCCTCGACGACCTATACAACGGCCTCACTCAG AACATATTGTCTCAAGTGGGAGTGTGGTGCTTCAACGCCTTCACCCTGAACAGCGTGTGTGGGGGAAGGCCGGTGTCCGTTCTGTGTGTCTACCTCCTGCATAAATATGGATTGATACACCATTTCAAGTTCGACACCGTGACAGTGTGGAAATGCTTTA GTCTGATTGAAGATGGGTACCATGCTTCAAATCCTTACCACAATGCCATTCATGCTGCAGATGTCACACAGGCAATGCATTGTTACTTGCAGGAAAAAAAG ATCTACCAACACTTGACTCCACTGGAGAAGCTGGCTGCTCTTGTTGCTGCTGTCTGCCACGACCTGGACCACCCAGGGGTCAACCAACCATTCCTCATCGCCACGGACAACCATCTGGCAGCATTATATAAA AATTTCAGCGTACTTGAGAATCATCATTGGAGATGTGCCATGGGGTGTCTGTGGGAGTCAGGTCTGCTGGATTCTTGGGCAGCAGATGATGTGGCTTCCCTCCAGGACATGCTGAGGTCCCTCATTTTAGCCACTGACATCACACGTCAGCAGGAGTTTCTTACAAGGTTTAAA CTATACCTGGACCGTGGAACTTTTGACATGAAGGAACCTGAGCAtcgtcacttttctctccaaatTGCCTTGAAGTGTGCTGATATTTGCAACCCATGTCGGCCATGGGAGGTGTCAAAGCAGTGGTCATACAAG ATATGTGATGAGTTTTATCGTCAAGGAGACTATGAACGACAGCTGAACCTCCCTGTAACCCTGCTGTGTGATAGCAAGAAGATGTCTGTGGCCAGAATTCAAACAg aCTTCATCAAATATGTGGTAGCTCCACTTTTTGATGTTTGGGACCGGTGGCTGAAAACAACTTTGTCGAATTCCATGGTTGCCAACTTGAATGAAAATttgaagaaatgggaagagaggTTGCCTAAAAAGATTCTTGAGGAAGGCACCTGTCAGTCACCTGTTCCTTCAGAGTCTCCGGAGAACCCCGTGGAAAGTACTCAAGAAGATCTTGATGAGGCTGATGGTGGAACATCACCCAGCAGTAGTGGGGATAGTCATCAGTCTGTGCTTGGCTCTCTAGAAAATGTATCTCGTTCACTTCAGCTTGGCAGGAGACATTCAGTTCCTCTTAATATGCCACGCTTTCTTCCACGCACAATCATAAGGAGGGAGAGTCTACCTGAAAATGGAAATGACCATGTTGTGATAGAGACTGTGACAATGGCAGGAATGTCTTTAACATCACTATCTTCTCAGCCTACTGAAGTTAACTCTACATTGACTCCTGATGCCCTTCTGCCTGAGCCTTCTGTCACTGCCATGGGTGGTGTGGGCATTGGAGTGCCACGTCTAGCTACCCGATTTGTTCGAAGAaagtcccttcctcccctttggCTCAAACAGACAAGGACTAGAACCTCACACGTGCTGCAACCCTTGTCACCCACACCAAGTGAAGATGTTCCATCTCAACAAGCAACTCAGGAAAACTCTCCACAAGATagtgataataagaaaagactGGTGgcagtaggtagtggtggttctGTTTCCTCTGGTGGAAataatggtagtggttgtagtggaacTGGAGGTTGTGATCAACGTGAAAGTAGTGTTGACACTGTTGACCCAACAGAACAAATGCACCATCCCGTGAGTAGTGATAAGTTGACGTCAACTCAAGACATTGGTGTTCACAATAGGAAAAATGTTTCTAATCATCAAGGTGCTGCAACATTCCTTCATTCTGACATTTTGGATAATTATCCCTACAGACCTTTCATTGGAAGGGGCTTAGTGCGGCGTGCTTCTTTAGACAGTACAAGTATTAATAGTAAGCGAGAAATCTTGGATCGCTTGGTGCACGAAGGCAATAAATTTCCTTGTGTGGACCGAACTAATAGTGAATTAGATAAAGAGAATCTAGTGCCAAGAGAAACACCAACATACCAAGAACAGCAACACCCAATACATGCCTGGAAAACACGTGCTTGGCGGAGTCTTAactatgatgatgaaaatacgtGTGACCCACGTGAAAAACTGATGAAACCAGGTATATACAGGCTCAATCATTCTCAG GGAAGTCTACATGCACATGGGCGCCGAGGGTCAGCACCACTGCTGCGGCCGGATGAGCTGTTGGGTGGTCTACGAGGGGGAGCCGAGAGGCCTGAttatcactatctctctctgcGTAGAGGGTCAGCACCATCACAAGCCAATCAAAAAG GCTGTGATACTGAGGTGGGTTCTGAGGTAGCTGGTCACCAAACTCCTCTCACATCAACAGAAAATCTACCCATTGGGGAGTATGTCAGTGGACATTCTAGACTCAGGGGGCGGCGTCGAGGTTCAATACCTTTTGATCATCCTGG ATTATGCCAGCCTGGGTCGGGTGGGGGAGGTAGTTTGGGAGTTTCTGGTGGAGGCTGTGGGGCAGCTGGCTTTCCCTCAGTCTTACCACATTATTACCAAGAGTACCACAGGGGATCAGGAGGCCTGGAATTGCTCACTGGATTATGGAG ATCACATTTGGATCCAGAGAGTTCAATGTTCAGTGATGGTGACCTGTGTTCTCAATCATCCGGTGGCTTGACCCCCAGCACCCCTGGAGCAACACTTCCGTCACACCACACCTTGCCCCACACCCTCCACAGGCGTGGCTCACTGCCAATTGACCTCTTCCACTCAG GGGACTTCAGTGTGTGGGATTACGAGGGGACATAG
- the LOC123503984 gene encoding uncharacterized protein LOC123503984 isoform X6 has protein sequence MNYSLGEMSLDETEQRLPGGVGRYPYFRFMTLHRRRRRKNPTRHLEKKHQVLLDDLYNGLTQNILSQVGVWCFNAFTLNSVCGGRPVSVLCVYLLHKYGLIHHFKFDTVTVWKCFSLIEDGYHASNPYHNAIHAADVTQAMHCYLQEKKIYQHLTPLEKLAALVAAVCHDLDHPGVNQPFLIATDNHLAALYKNFSVLENHHWRCAMGCLWESGLLDSWAADDVASLQDMLRSLILATDITRQQEFLTRFKLYLDRGTFDMKEPEHRHFSLQIALKCADICNPCRPWEVSKQWSYKICDEFYRQGDYERQLNLPVTLLCDSKKMSVARIQTDFIKYVVAPLFDVWDRWLKTTLSNSMVANLNENLKKWEERLPKKILEEGTCQSPVPSESPENPVESTQEDLDEADGGTSPSSSGDSHQSVLGSLENVSRSLQLGRRHSVPLNMPRFLPRTIIRRESLPENGNDHVVIETVTMAGMSLTSLSSQPTEVNSTLTPDALLPEPSVTAMGGVGIGVPRLATRFVRRKSLPPLWLKQTRTRTSHVLQPLSPTPSEDVPSQQATQENSPQDSDNKKRLVAVGSGGSVSSGGNNGSGCSGTGGCDQRESSVDTVDPTEQMHHPVSSDKLTSTQDIGVHNRKNVSNHQGAATFLHSDILDNYPYRPFIGRGLVRRASLDSTSINSKREILDRLVHEGNKFPCVDRTNSELDKENLVPRETPTYQEQQHPIHAWKTRAWRSLNYDDENTCDPREKLMKPGIYRLNHSQGSLHAHGRRGSAPLLRPDELLGGLRGGAERPDYHYLSLRRGSAPSQANQKGCDTEVGSEVAGHQTPLTSTENLPIGEYVSGHSRLRGRRRGSIPFDHPGLCQPGSGGGGSLGVSGGGCGAAGFPSVLPHYYQEYHRGSGGLELLTGLWRSHLDPESSMFSDGDLCSQSSGGLTPSTPGATLPSHHTLPHTLHRRGSLPIDLFHSVCGITRGHSHFTAQAQRFRLSPIILPASSANPHSHFTFTSCL, from the exons ATGAACTACAGCCTCGGGGAGATGAGCCTGGATGAGACGGAGCAGCGGCTACCGGGAGGCGTCGGGCGTTATCCTTACTTCAGGTTTATGACccttcaccgccgccgccgccgaaaGAACCCCACGCGCCATCTTGAAAAAAAGCATCAGGTGCTCCTCGACGACCTATACAACGGCCTCACTCAG AACATATTGTCTCAAGTGGGAGTGTGGTGCTTCAACGCCTTCACCCTGAACAGCGTGTGTGGGGGAAGGCCGGTGTCCGTTCTGTGTGTCTACCTCCTGCATAAATATGGATTGATACACCATTTCAAGTTCGACACCGTGACAGTGTGGAAATGCTTTA GTCTGATTGAAGATGGGTACCATGCTTCAAATCCTTACCACAATGCCATTCATGCTGCAGATGTCACACAGGCAATGCATTGTTACTTGCAGGAAAAAAAG ATCTACCAACACTTGACTCCACTGGAGAAGCTGGCTGCTCTTGTTGCTGCTGTCTGCCACGACCTGGACCACCCAGGGGTCAACCAACCATTCCTCATCGCCACGGACAACCATCTGGCAGCATTATATAAA AATTTCAGCGTACTTGAGAATCATCATTGGAGATGTGCCATGGGGTGTCTGTGGGAGTCAGGTCTGCTGGATTCTTGGGCAGCAGATGATGTGGCTTCCCTCCAGGACATGCTGAGGTCCCTCATTTTAGCCACTGACATCACACGTCAGCAGGAGTTTCTTACAAGGTTTAAA CTATACCTGGACCGTGGAACTTTTGACATGAAGGAACCTGAGCAtcgtcacttttctctccaaatTGCCTTGAAGTGTGCTGATATTTGCAACCCATGTCGGCCATGGGAGGTGTCAAAGCAGTGGTCATACAAG ATATGTGATGAGTTTTATCGTCAAGGAGACTATGAACGACAGCTGAACCTCCCTGTAACCCTGCTGTGTGATAGCAAGAAGATGTCTGTGGCCAGAATTCAAACAg aCTTCATCAAATATGTGGTAGCTCCACTTTTTGATGTTTGGGACCGGTGGCTGAAAACAACTTTGTCGAATTCCATGGTTGCCAACTTGAATGAAAATttgaagaaatgggaagagaggTTGCCTAAAAAGATTCTTGAGGAAGGCACCTGTCAGTCACCTGTTCCTTCAGAGTCTCCGGAGAACCCCGTGGAAAGTACTCAAGAAGATCTTGATGAGGCTGATGGTGGAACATCACCCAGCAGTAGTGGGGATAGTCATCAGTCTGTGCTTGGCTCTCTAGAAAATGTATCTCGTTCACTTCAGCTTGGCAGGAGACATTCAGTTCCTCTTAATATGCCACGCTTTCTTCCACGCACAATCATAAGGAGGGAGAGTCTACCTGAAAATGGAAATGACCATGTTGTGATAGAGACTGTGACAATGGCAGGAATGTCTTTAACATCACTATCTTCTCAGCCTACTGAAGTTAACTCTACATTGACTCCTGATGCCCTTCTGCCTGAGCCTTCTGTCACTGCCATGGGTGGTGTGGGCATTGGAGTGCCACGTCTAGCTACCCGATTTGTTCGAAGAaagtcccttcctcccctttggCTCAAACAGACAAGGACTAGAACCTCACACGTGCTGCAACCCTTGTCACCCACACCAAGTGAAGATGTTCCATCTCAACAAGCAACTCAGGAAAACTCTCCACAAGATagtgataataagaaaagactGGTGgcagtaggtagtggtggttctGTTTCCTCTGGTGGAAataatggtagtggttgtagtggaacTGGAGGTTGTGATCAACGTGAAAGTAGTGTTGACACTGTTGACCCAACAGAACAAATGCACCATCCCGTGAGTAGTGATAAGTTGACGTCAACTCAAGACATTGGTGTTCACAATAGGAAAAATGTTTCTAATCATCAAGGTGCTGCAACATTCCTTCATTCTGACATTTTGGATAATTATCCCTACAGACCTTTCATTGGAAGGGGCTTAGTGCGGCGTGCTTCTTTAGACAGTACAAGTATTAATAGTAAGCGAGAAATCTTGGATCGCTTGGTGCACGAAGGCAATAAATTTCCTTGTGTGGACCGAACTAATAGTGAATTAGATAAAGAGAATCTAGTGCCAAGAGAAACACCAACATACCAAGAACAGCAACACCCAATACATGCCTGGAAAACACGTGCTTGGCGGAGTCTTAactatgatgatgaaaatacgtGTGACCCACGTGAAAAACTGATGAAACCAGGTATATACAGGCTCAATCATTCTCAG GGAAGTCTACATGCACATGGGCGCCGAGGGTCAGCACCACTGCTGCGGCCGGATGAGCTGTTGGGTGGTCTACGAGGGGGAGCCGAGAGGCCTGAttatcactatctctctctgcGTAGAGGGTCAGCACCATCACAAGCCAATCAAAAAG GCTGTGATACTGAGGTGGGTTCTGAGGTAGCTGGTCACCAAACTCCTCTCACATCAACAGAAAATCTACCCATTGGGGAGTATGTCAGTGGACATTCTAGACTCAGGGGGCGGCGTCGAGGTTCAATACCTTTTGATCATCCTGG ATTATGCCAGCCTGGGTCGGGTGGGGGAGGTAGTTTGGGAGTTTCTGGTGGAGGCTGTGGGGCAGCTGGCTTTCCCTCAGTCTTACCACATTATTACCAAGAGTACCACAGGGGATCAGGAGGCCTGGAATTGCTCACTGGATTATGGAG ATCACATTTGGATCCAGAGAGTTCAATGTTCAGTGATGGTGACCTGTGTTCTCAATCATCCGGTGGCTTGACCCCCAGCACCCCTGGAGCAACACTTCCGTCACACCACACCTTGCCCCACACCCTCCACAGGCGTGGCTCACTGCCAATTGACCTCTTCCACTCAG TGTGTGGGATTACGAGGGGACATAGCCACTTCACTGCTCAGGCTCAGCGCTTCCGCCTCAGTCCAATAATTCTGCCAGCCTCCAGTGCCAACCCACATTCTCATTTTACTTTCACATCCTGTCTGTGA